In Argiope bruennichi chromosome 4, qqArgBrue1.1, whole genome shotgun sequence, a single window of DNA contains:
- the LOC129966129 gene encoding uncharacterized protein LOC129966129, protein MFQNWVFFTFMIAYSLLRTTAQEISSGYIPTTNESAGINVPLFNIDEGQSDIWLLTKDSPIPARLNRAWSPETGYPGVQHVSTLRRSSYGQLARGPQSPVDALENRNENTQGNEDLFVYVPDSRLENSYQNPEAVLVQLPAELTSGFWESPRPQFMEQLTANGRKIGSAHGLDSIQFDDGNIDNRRQITSEAVLPTTEASDRLPLSTFASPKENYPVEPIQEFSQHPFFIASDGITNGTAPPISVSPSNQQDAWLSTQGRDALTSPITIPGNGKELFYEVSYDELPSTSSSASFGLTLTKDDIEILEKLGILSALNLESFELQNKTDTLEKNSQKEQETRPHLIEQGNQQLSEGSTGKYDTNLTDVVFIEVPEFLTSEYHGNIPGTDEEQVSARPIPFILSDSLLSKGNESAISENSTEAHVYNASTLTSEQIAEIFELLGISYGSNENDSLSQPIIVKTDKATSPVPETEDAKKDLKIQLTTEKPVVISFGNDSDIKTSMSTSISRSFLAVPSNSSSEKSKNSQGLVSSGRIQPRLLDSNRSAKENEVLQMISRRMSPISAQKLEILKKLKIKPRPYVFGYKQDDGNGTHQHRNETADGSGVVKGTYGYRDAFGVYRNVNYIADNNGFHAVVRTNEPGTISTSTADAVYKSELPPKAAVAQMMAYAKAKAKKVNSS, encoded by the coding sequence ATGTTCCAGAATTGGGTATTCTTTACGTTTATGATTGCTTACTCCTTATTACGGACGACTGCTCAAGAAATCTCCAGTGGATACATACCTACTACAAATGAGTCAGCTGGGATAAATGTGCCACTTTTTAATATAGATGAGGGACAATCCGATATATGGTTACTAACCAAAGATTCACCAATACCAGCTCGATTAAATAGAGCTTGGTCTCCTGAAACTGGCTATCCTGGTGTTCAGCATGTTTCCACATTACGCAGAAGTAGTTATGGACAATTAGCACGAGGTCCTCAAAGTCCTGTTGATGCTTTAGAAAATCGAAATGAAAATACTCAAGGAAATGAAGACTTATTTGTATATGTTCCTGATAGTAGATTAGAAAATAGTTACCAAAATCCTGAGGCTGTTCTGGTACAACTTCCAGCTGAGTTAACCTCTGGATTCTGGGAAAGCCCCCGACCTCAATTTATGGAACAATTAACTGCCAATGGAAGAAAAATTGGTTCCGCACATGGCCTAGATTCAATCCAATTTGATGATGGCAATATTGACAACAGACGGCAGATAACATCAGAAGCTGTATTGCCAACTACAGAAGCATCGGATCGTCTTCCTCTTTCAACTTTCGCATCTCCGAAGGAAAATTATCCTGTAGAGCCAATTCAAGAATTTTCTCAACATCCTTTCTTTATTGCATCTGATGGTATTACAAATGGGACCGCTCCACCTATTTCTGTATCTCCATCGAATCAGCAAGATGCTTGGCTTTCAACTCAAGGCCGAGATGCATTAACATCTCCAATAACAATTCCCGGAAAtggaaaggaattattttatgaagtttccTATGATGAACTTCCGTCTACATCAAGTTCTGCCAGTTTCGGGTTAACTTTGACGAAAGATGacattgaaattttagaaaaattgggAATACTTTCTGCTCTAAATCTGGAATCCTTTGAACTTCAGAACAAAACTGatactttggaaaaaaattcccaaaagGAACAGGAAACTCGCCCACACTTGATAGAACAAGGCAATCAGCAGCTTTCTGAGGGTTCTACTGGAAAATATGACACAAATCTAACTGACGTGGTTTTTATAGAAGTTCCAGAATTTCTAACTTCCGAATATCATGGAAATATTCCcggaacagatgaagaacaagtTTCTGCAAGGcctattccatttattttatccGATTCATTACTTTCAAAAGGAAATGAATCTGCAATTAGTGAAAATTCAACGGAGGCACATGTGTATAATGCTTCTACGTTGACTTCTGAACAGATAGCAGAGATTTTCGAACTTCTTGGTATTAGCTACGGAAGCAATGAAAATGACTCTTTATCGCAACCAATAATAGTTAAGACAGATAAAGCTACTTCTCCAGTACCTGAGACTGAAGATGCAAAGAAAgacttgaaaattcaattaaccACTGAAAAACCCGTGGTTATAAGTTTTGGCAATGATAGCGATATTAAAACTTCAATGTCAACTAGCATTTCAAGAAGTTTCCTAGCAGTTCCCAGTAACTCATCCTCAGAAAAGTCTAAAAACTCCCAAGGATTGGTAAGCAGTGGAAGAATTCAACCAAGATTATTAGACTCGAATCGTTCAGCTAAAGAAAATGAAGTTCTTCAAATGATTTCCCGAAGAATGAGTCCTATTTCTGCCCAGAAATtagaaattctcaaaaaattgaaaataaagccaAGACCTTATGTATTTGGATATAAACAGGATGATGGAAATGGTACGCATCAACACAGGAATGAAACTGCAGACGGATCTGGAGTTGTAAAAGGTACTTACGGTTACAGAGATGCTTTTGGTGTGTACAGAAATGTGAACTATATTGCAGACAACAATGGGTTTCATGCTGTTGTAAGAACAAATGAACCTGGCACTATTTCAACAAGTACCGCTGATGCAGTTTATAAATCTGAATTACCACCTAAAGCTGCAGTTGCTCAGATGATGGCTTATGCGAAGGCTAAAGCGAAGAAAGTCAAtagttcttaa